The Oscillospiraceae bacterium genome contains a region encoding:
- a CDS encoding branched-chain amino acid ABC transporter substrate-binding protein, producing MKKRIAMLLALCMVLTFVSCGSQTSAPVSEGGGQNGAAQDPAELPPFKISMITTLTGTETFGGAEYKNGAELAIQHLGGEINGRKIEMQVADGPNQDATISEFERLYNEGARVFLSGYGSLADRTFATMCDSMEVLYMSLCWDYDLIQGPSEYFFRTGARVDGFSGGTLDQCVGIGETYLGKSAEELKIAVVTSTSVEAIATPFINRAEELGVQIVLKESYPIDTKDFVPIITKLQNTEYDILVPFQLPIDGTPFQKKMYEMGYHPPVTVGAGIYYDTPVFADLGNEITNGVLTQSYVTSAIPDDMAKGIKEFREDYTEIYGWTPLAHALQAYGGVMLYAKVLEKVDPAQWEDTALLAQTLKEMDLDYGELPWYWGVKFDELNNNIRADKFQINQWVDGELYCVFPEELQTSTPKIPWTE from the coding sequence ATGAAAAAACGAATTGCGATGCTGTTGGCGTTATGTATGGTACTTACGTTTGTAAGCTGCGGCAGCCAAACGTCTGCACCGGTTTCCGAGGGCGGCGGGCAGAATGGTGCGGCACAGGATCCGGCGGAGCTGCCCCCCTTCAAAATTTCCATGATCACGACACTTACCGGCACAGAAACGTTTGGCGGCGCAGAGTACAAAAATGGCGCAGAGCTGGCAATTCAGCATTTGGGCGGTGAAATCAATGGCCGCAAGATTGAAATGCAGGTAGCGGACGGCCCCAATCAGGATGCTACCATTTCTGAATTTGAACGGCTGTATAACGAAGGCGCCAGGGTATTTTTAAGCGGTTATGGCAGTTTGGCGGACCGCACCTTTGCCACCATGTGCGACAGCATGGAAGTGTTGTATATGAGCCTTTGCTGGGACTATGACCTGATTCAGGGCCCCAGTGAGTATTTCTTCCGCACCGGCGCCCGGGTGGACGGCTTCTCGGGCGGCACGTTGGATCAATGTGTGGGCATTGGTGAAACCTACCTGGGAAAATCGGCCGAGGAACTGAAAATTGCCGTGGTGACCAGCACATCGGTGGAAGCTATTGCAACCCCGTTTATCAATCGAGCGGAGGAATTGGGAGTTCAGATCGTTTTAAAAGAATCTTATCCCATTGACACAAAGGACTTTGTGCCTATTATTACGAAGCTGCAAAATACGGAATACGATATTTTGGTCCCGTTCCAGCTGCCCATTGACGGCACTCCTTTCCAAAAAAAGATGTATGAGATGGGGTATCACCCCCCTGTGACGGTTGGCGCAGGCATTTATTATGATACGCCTGTGTTTGCCGACCTGGGAAATGAAATAACAAATGGGGTGCTTACACAATCGTATGTAACTTCTGCCATTCCTGATGATATGGCAAAGGGCATTAAAGAGTTCCGTGAAGACTATACGGAGATCTACGGCTGGACGCCGCTGGCTCATGCGCTGCAGGCTTATGGAGGCGTGATGCTGTATGCCAAGGTGTTGGAGAAGGTAGATCCTGCTCAATGGGAGGATACCGCCTTGCTGGCACAGACCTTAAAAGAGATGGACCTGGATTATGGCGAGTTACCCTGGTATTGGGGTGTGAAGTTTGACGAGTTGAATAACAACATCCGCGCGGACAAGTTCCAGATCAACCAGTGGGTCGACGGCGAGCTGTACTGCGTGTTCCCGGAAGAATTGCAGACCAGTACGCCGAAAATTCCCTGGACCGAGTAA
- a CDS encoding ABC transporter ATP-binding protein, whose product MLLKVDNATKRFGGLVANDHLNIEIEKGSIVGLIGPNGAGKSTIFKSICGFNRIDEGNIFFNDQRITHKETYKIARLGIACTFQQAQLFANITLEESVLMGAYCHQHSKKKALEIAREKIAFVGLAGHENQQVSRLNMFERKRAELAAALATQPELLLLDELFAGLVPTEVEEMRLLVKRVNEELGVTLFIVEHVLRVIMSLCTKIYVLEYGKMIAAGTPNEITSNPEVIKAYLGEDYDGTSDKRS is encoded by the coding sequence ATGTTGCTGAAGGTTGATAACGCAACCAAACGCTTTGGCGGGCTGGTGGCAAACGACCATTTGAACATTGAGATTGAAAAGGGCAGTATTGTGGGTTTGATTGGCCCGAACGGCGCGGGAAAATCGACAATTTTCAAATCCATTTGCGGTTTTAACCGCATTGATGAGGGAAATATTTTTTTCAATGATCAGCGGATCACCCATAAGGAAACATATAAAATTGCACGATTGGGGATAGCCTGCACGTTCCAGCAAGCCCAGCTGTTTGCCAATATCACATTGGAAGAGTCGGTATTGATGGGGGCATATTGCCACCAGCACAGCAAGAAAAAAGCGCTGGAAATTGCGCGCGAAAAGATTGCTTTTGTTGGCCTTGCAGGACATGAAAACCAGCAGGTCAGCCGTTTGAATATGTTTGAACGCAAACGGGCCGAGCTTGCCGCCGCGTTGGCTACACAGCCGGAACTGCTTTTGCTGGATGAGCTGTTTGCAGGCCTGGTACCCACTGAGGTGGAAGAAATGCGTTTGCTGGTCAAACGGGTCAATGAAGAGTTGGGCGTGACGCTGTTTATTGTGGAGCATGTGCTGCGTGTGATCATGAGCCTGTGTACAAAAATTTATGTATTGGAATACGGCAAGATGATCGCGGCAGGCACGCCGAACGAGATCACCTCCAACCCGGAAGTGATAAAAGCGTATTTGGGGGAGGACTATGATGGTACTTCAGATAAGCGATCTTGA
- a CDS encoding branched-chain amino acid ABC transporter permease: MVEKIKGMMATRGKAKVLGTGLLMLMAAVLIVCVPFSGDRRLMNIGLMALMYIALGQSWNIGAMAGLFSVSHSVFFGLGVYGISIMLNRFSGNVVTGVLMGLAANVLVATLVGVIASKLSDLYFIMALIGLSQTIYTLALQWSSLTGGSSGISLPREYLLPKPALYCIALGLAALSMIFYVFLRRSRLGTSFITTRENPQLASALGSNIGGWRIVATILSAVIASLCGAFYAFHLMSNNATVFSGDYSLKIMMVAIVGGIGSVWGPCLGVTMIVLDEFVRGAMPSKFAPFSVIIYALVLIVVALVRPGGLVSFFTGGKNKNVLASATNASAAK; this comes from the coding sequence ATGGTTGAAAAAATTAAGGGAATGATGGCGACAAGAGGCAAAGCAAAAGTTCTGGGCACAGGGCTTTTGATGCTGATGGCAGCTGTGCTTATTGTGTGTGTTCCCTTTTCAGGCGACCGGCGCCTTATGAATATCGGCCTGATGGCCCTGATGTATATTGCCTTGGGCCAATCGTGGAATATTGGCGCAATGGCGGGCTTGTTTTCAGTGTCCCACTCGGTATTTTTCGGCTTAGGGGTATATGGAATAAGCATCATGCTAAACCGCTTTAGCGGAAATGTGGTTACCGGTGTTTTAATGGGATTGGCTGCCAATGTTTTGGTGGCAACCCTGGTGGGGGTAATTGCTTCCAAACTATCAGACCTTTACTTTATTATGGCGCTGATCGGCTTGTCGCAGACCATTTATACGTTAGCGCTGCAATGGTCTTCCCTTACCGGCGGATCTTCGGGGATCTCGCTTCCCCGCGAATATTTACTGCCGAAGCCCGCGCTTTATTGTATCGCGCTGGGCCTGGCGGCACTGTCGATGATTTTTTATGTTTTTTTACGGCGCAGCCGGCTTGGAACAAGCTTTATTACCACACGGGAAAACCCCCAGTTGGCCAGCGCGCTGGGGTCCAATATCGGCGGCTGGCGCATTGTGGCTACAATTCTCAGCGCGGTAATTGCCTCCCTCTGCGGCGCTTTTTATGCATTTCATCTGATGAGCAACAACGCCACTGTGTTTTCAGGCGATTATTCGCTCAAGATTATGATGGTAGCGATTGTGGGGGGAATTGGAAGTGTGTGGGGGCCTTGCCTTGGGGTTACCATGATTGTTCTGGACGAATTTGTGCGTGGAGCAATGCCCAGTAAGTTCGCGCCTTTCTCGGTAATTATTTATGCACTGGTGTTGATTGTTGTGGCATTGGTACGTCCAGGGGGCCTTGTTTCTTTCTTTACGGGCGGAAAAAACAAAAATGTGCTGGCAAGCGCGACCAACGCATCGGCCGCTAAATAG
- a CDS encoding geranylgeranyl hydrogenase, which translates to MEDSYDVLVIGGCTAGLYFAERMAKQGYRVLVAEKDSENAWGTRLDIFHLDMDCFERFGVPRPAADDEAFVQNFTYSVSRSALDRHPKKLHTPVSVMHLPQYVRKLRAWAERQGVKIQFETKFQELLFDGQGRIQGAVLCNNGERFAVKARLVADCSGINAVVRTRLPESYGVETFAVEPADQYHVVLHYIKLADPERDRVTLSTSWPYYKTWAAPSTDPEGAIFGVGAGGSFETAEENYQGFLRMVSMPPHSLHHIEKGLVPAHRAPYSFVADGFVALGDAACVTKPWNGEGITAHWLQCEIAAQEFGRAMQNEAYPTAESVWQVNTRYMQQQGAYFAQRFAAQSGALDTTPEENDYEFANSIVFKGDDETTPVDIQESLKKGIQSGALSMGAVQRLMDGFMAGEKLYQHYLAFPRTMDGFDTWAKQTDDLWQKVDSLRQAAR; encoded by the coding sequence GTGGAGGACTCTTATGACGTGTTAGTAATCGGAGGATGTACGGCGGGACTTTATTTTGCGGAGCGTATGGCAAAGCAGGGCTATCGGGTGTTGGTGGCTGAAAAAGATTCGGAAAATGCCTGGGGCACCCGACTGGATATTTTTCACCTGGATATGGATTGCTTTGAAAGATTTGGGGTTCCCCGGCCTGCCGCGGATGACGAGGCATTCGTGCAAAATTTTACCTACAGCGTATCCCGCTCGGCGCTGGATCGACATCCCAAAAAGCTTCATACCCCGGTTAGTGTGATGCATTTGCCGCAGTATGTTCGGAAATTACGGGCCTGGGCAGAGCGCCAGGGGGTAAAAATACAGTTTGAAACGAAGTTTCAGGAACTGTTGTTTGATGGGCAAGGACGCATACAGGGCGCGGTGCTGTGTAATAACGGTGAGCGCTTTGCCGTAAAGGCGCGCTTGGTGGCCGATTGTTCCGGCATTAATGCAGTTGTGCGAACCAGACTGCCTGAAAGTTATGGTGTGGAAACTTTTGCGGTGGAACCAGCGGATCAATATCATGTGGTGCTGCACTATATAAAGCTAGCTGATCCAGAGCGGGACAGGGTTACACTAAGCACCAGTTGGCCGTACTACAAAACATGGGCCGCCCCGTCTACCGACCCGGAGGGCGCCATTTTTGGCGTGGGCGCCGGCGGCTCGTTTGAAACAGCGGAAGAAAATTATCAAGGCTTTTTAAGGATGGTATCCATGCCGCCCCACAGCCTGCACCACATTGAAAAAGGCCTTGTGCCAGCTCATAGGGCGCCTTATTCTTTTGTGGCAGACGGGTTTGTGGCATTAGGCGACGCGGCCTGTGTTACCAAGCCATGGAATGGCGAAGGGATTACCGCCCACTGGCTTCAGTGCGAGATTGCAGCGCAGGAATTTGGCAGGGCAATGCAAAATGAAGCCTATCCGACAGCGGAATCAGTGTGGCAGGTAAACACACGCTACATGCAGCAGCAGGGCGCTTATTTTGCGCAGAGGTTTGCAGCGCAGTCGGGAGCGCTGGACACCACCCCGGAGGAAAATGATTACGAATTTGCCAACAGTATTGTTTTTAAAGGGGACGATGAAACAACCCCTGTGGACATACAGGAGAGCCTAAAAAAGGGAATACAGAGCGGGGCGCTTTCGATGGGGGCGGTACAGCGTTTGATGGATGGCTTTATGGCGGGCGAAAAATTATATCAGCATTATCTGGCGTTTCCGCGGACCATGGACGGTTTTGACACCTGGGCAAAGCAGACTGACGACCTGTGGCAAAAGGTAGACAGCCTGCGGCAGGCGGCCAGGTGA
- a CDS encoding branched-chain amino acid ABC transporter permease, producing the protein MTASAYIAVILNGILVGGVYGLFSSAFTFQSGALKFANFSYGACLMVSMYLTYASTQEWGFPVPVAVIFVLLCNVLMGFVLRKTVLRSNNFGTQILCTMGVSMILVNVVTFFFTSYPRDLAIFEHRIQITDRISLGSIQLVCFVLAGVVLLGFHVFLNRTWPGKAIRAVVQNSDIAATMGINTRRTMDMAFSLSYMLIGVSGMMLMVMNSARPDIGNYFQTLAFIICVSAGIGNMGGAFFSGIFVGVLSALITTVLGAQFPDPLLFGLFVVLLLIRPYGIFSSRKKVASSI; encoded by the coding sequence ATGACCGCATCGGCTTATATTGCCGTTATCCTAAACGGTATTCTGGTGGGCGGCGTATACGGTTTGTTTTCCAGTGCGTTTACCTTTCAGTCGGGGGCATTGAAATTTGCCAACTTTTCGTACGGCGCCTGCCTGATGGTTTCGATGTATCTTACATATGCATCCACCCAGGAGTGGGGGTTCCCGGTTCCTGTGGCAGTGATATTTGTGCTGCTGTGCAATGTCCTTATGGGGTTTGTACTGCGGAAGACGGTGCTTCGCAGCAATAATTTCGGTACGCAGATCCTGTGCACCATGGGCGTTTCGATGATCCTTGTTAATGTTGTTACATTTTTCTTTACCAGTTACCCCCGCGATCTTGCCATTTTTGAACACCGCATTCAAATTACCGACCGCATCAGCCTGGGCTCCATTCAGCTTGTATGCTTTGTTCTGGCGGGGGTTGTGCTGCTGGGGTTCCACGTTTTCCTTAACCGCACCTGGCCGGGCAAGGCGATCCGTGCGGTGGTACAAAACAGTGACATTGCAGCTACGATGGGAATTAATACCCGCCGCACAATGGATATGGCTTTTTCGCTGAGTTATATGTTGATCGGCGTTTCCGGCATGATGCTTATGGTTATGAACTCCGCACGGCCGGACATAGGGAATTATTTCCAAACATTGGCTTTTATTATTTGTGTGTCCGCAGGAATTGGCAACATGGGGGGAGCGTTCTTTTCCGGTATTTTTGTAGGGGTACTCAGTGCGCTTATCACCACCGTGCTGGGGGCACAGTTTCCTGATCCTCTTTTATTTGGTCTGTTTGTAGTGCTGCTTTTGATCCGCCCGTATGGGATTTTCAGCAGCAGAAAAAAAGTGGCGTCCAGTATTTAA
- a CDS encoding hydrolase, which produces MKKHRGARRVLIALGILLLALVLAVGGYVGYMQWQYYRIPDHTALEVQDPAAGALSAGTEYTALTYNIGFGAYGPDYSFFMDTGVMADGTPVQGKYGKAISKEAVLAHTNGALEVLQKQQADFMLLQEVDVKADRSYKVDQTELLRRGLAGYGSVFANNFHSAYLFYPFNDPHGAVDAGLLTFSRHEVAGAERRSYPVDDSFIVKFTDLDRCFAVLRVPVENGRELVLINSHMSAYDAGGTIRARQLELLNSVLSEEYAKGNYVIVGGDFNHALGETAPTAFESQQRFPAWVFQLTDSDLAEGFSIVTAQNETEVPTCRTADIPWQKGVNYTTVLDGFIVSANVKATAENLDTDFAYSDHNPVRLRFALEP; this is translated from the coding sequence ATGAAAAAACACAGGGGAGCAAGGCGTGTGCTCATTGCGCTGGGCATTTTGCTGCTGGCGCTGGTGCTGGCGGTGGGCGGCTATGTGGGCTATATGCAGTGGCAGTATTACCGCATCCCCGACCACACGGCCCTGGAGGTGCAGGACCCGGCGGCGGGCGCGCTTTCGGCGGGCACGGAATACACCGCGCTGACCTACAACATCGGGTTCGGGGCCTACGGGCCGGACTACAGCTTTTTTATGGATACCGGCGTGATGGCGGACGGCACCCCCGTGCAGGGCAAATACGGCAAGGCCATCAGCAAAGAGGCCGTGCTGGCACACACAAACGGCGCGCTGGAGGTGCTGCAGAAGCAGCAGGCGGATTTTATGCTGCTGCAGGAGGTGGACGTGAAGGCCGACCGCAGCTACAAGGTGGACCAGACGGAGCTTTTGCGCCGGGGCCTGGCGGGCTACGGCTCGGTGTTTGCGAACAACTTCCACTCGGCGTATCTGTTTTACCCCTTCAACGACCCGCACGGCGCGGTGGACGCGGGGCTTTTGACCTTCAGCCGCCACGAGGTGGCGGGGGCAGAGCGGCGCAGCTACCCGGTGGACGACAGCTTTATTGTGAAATTCACAGACCTGGACCGCTGCTTTGCGGTGCTGCGCGTGCCGGTGGAAAACGGCAGGGAGCTGGTGCTGATCAACAGCCATATGTCCGCCTACGACGCGGGGGGGACCATCCGCGCCCGGCAGCTGGAGCTTTTGAACAGCGTGCTGAGCGAGGAATACGCAAAGGGCAATTATGTGATCGTGGGGGGCGACTTCAACCACGCGCTGGGCGAAACGGCGCCCACCGCCTTTGAGAGCCAGCAGCGGTTCCCGGCCTGGGTGTTCCAGCTTACGGACAGCGATCTGGCCGAGGGCTTTTCGATTGTGACGGCGCAGAACGAGACCGAGGTGCCCACCTGCCGCACGGCGGACATCCCCTGGCAGAAGGGCGTGAACTATACCACGGTGCTGGACGGGTTCATTGTTTCGGCGAACGTGAAGGCCACGGCCGAGAACCTGGACACCGACTTTGCATACAGCGACCACAACCCGGTGCGGCTGCGCTTTGCGCTGGAGCCCTGA
- a CDS encoding glycerol uptake operon antiterminator has translation MQNEIISAFESSPIIIAIKNDDDLSACLSCDKKVVFVLYGSVITIPAIVARLKEADKAVFVDIDLLDGLSAREAAVDYLARSTAADGIVSTKAPLVRRAAALGLATVYRTFLLDSMALRSLQKTAVQSGADFVEILPGVMPKLIGRLAAALEKPLIASGLLADKEDVIAALSAGAAAISSTDRAVWEL, from the coding sequence TTGCAAAATGAAATAATATCTGCTTTTGAAAGCTCCCCCATCATCATCGCCATCAAAAACGACGACGACCTTTCTGCCTGCCTTTCCTGCGACAAAAAGGTCGTGTTCGTTTTATACGGCTCGGTCATCACCATCCCCGCCATCGTGGCCCGCTTAAAAGAGGCCGACAAAGCTGTTTTTGTGGACATCGACCTGCTGGACGGCCTTTCGGCCCGCGAGGCTGCGGTGGACTACCTGGCCCGCAGCACCGCGGCGGACGGGATCGTCAGCACCAAAGCGCCTCTGGTGCGCCGGGCGGCCGCGCTGGGCCTCGCCACCGTGTACCGCACCTTTTTGCTGGACAGCATGGCCCTGCGCAGCCTGCAAAAAACGGCCGTGCAAAGCGGGGCGGATTTTGTGGAGATCCTGCCGGGGGTCATGCCAAAGCTCATCGGCCGGCTTGCCGCGGCGCTGGAAAAGCCGCTGATCGCCAGCGGCCTTCTGGCCGACAAAGAGGACGTAATCGCCGCCCTCTCAGCGGGCGCCGCCGCCATTTCCAGCACCGACCGCGCCGTGTGGGAGCTGTGA
- a CDS encoding ABC transporter ATP-binding protein: MMVLQISDLDVVLGGFHILDHVNLHVDEGELVVVVGANGAGKSTLLRTVSGLNKASNGRIEFMGKNLVNQQPHLIAQQALCMVPEGRQLFPEMTARENLLLGAYHYHRDQKRVQRNLERVFELFPVVEKNQNRIASTFSGGEQQMISIGRGLMSEPKLMMIDELSLGLAPLVIEQLFKTIKQLNTIGISILLIEQNARQALKIADRAYVLENGRIMLEGTGEEMLNNEQVKQAYLGL, translated from the coding sequence ATGATGGTACTTCAGATAAGCGATCTTGACGTTGTTTTAGGCGGGTTCCACATTTTAGATCATGTGAACCTGCATGTGGATGAAGGGGAACTTGTGGTTGTGGTGGGGGCAAACGGCGCGGGTAAATCCACCCTGCTGCGCACCGTGAGCGGCCTGAACAAAGCAAGCAACGGCAGAATAGAGTTTATGGGCAAAAATCTGGTAAATCAACAACCCCATCTCATTGCACAACAGGCACTTTGCATGGTGCCTGAAGGCCGTCAACTTTTTCCGGAGATGACGGCGCGGGAAAACCTGTTGCTGGGAGCTTATCATTATCACAGGGATCAAAAGCGGGTGCAGCGCAATCTGGAGCGGGTGTTTGAACTGTTTCCCGTGGTTGAAAAAAATCAAAACCGGATTGCCAGCACATTTTCAGGCGGTGAACAGCAGATGATCAGCATTGGGCGGGGCCTGATGAGCGAGCCAAAGCTGATGATGATTGACGAACTCTCCCTGGGCCTGGCGCCTCTCGTAATTGAGCAGCTCTTTAAAACGATCAAGCAGCTGAACACCATCGGCATTAGTATTTTGCTGATTGAACAAAACGCAAGGCAAGCGCTGAAAATTGCGGACAGAGCCTATGTGCTGGAAAATGGCAGGATCATGCTGGAAGGAACCGGAGAAGAGATGCTGAACAACGAGCAGGTGAAACAGGCCTACCTGGGGCTTTAA
- the glpA gene encoding FAD/NAD(P)-binding oxidoreductase — MVDVAIIGCGVIGAATAYHLARRQASVLILEAENDVAMGTTKANSAILHAGYDPEPGTLMAQLNVRGSAMAKRICAELDVPYKQIGSLVLAFSDEELGHLQKLFENGTANGVPGLALLGREETLALEPNLSPEVKGALHAPSAAIVSPWEYALAMAENAVQNGAELRLETRVTGLAPAGEGWRIETTGGVFEARYVVNAAGVQAGEVHGMAAPAAFASAPSRGEYYLLDKAEGGRVGHVIFQCPTKAGKGVLVAPTVHGNLIVGPNAEDVPDGGDTANTAAGLRFVAQAAKKSVPGVDLRASIRNFAGVRAVTDQSDFIIGWAAPHMLDLAGMKSPGLSAAAAVGETAVTLLEADGLPLPEKRQVVSSRKKFRFKELTGPEKAALIAEQPAYGRVICRCETVTEGEITAACRTPIPPRSIDAVKRRTNAGMGRCQGGFCGPRVMEILCRELGYDPLQVPQDQAGAAVLVGRTKQGGREA, encoded by the coding sequence ATGGTAGATGTTGCGATCATCGGCTGCGGCGTGATTGGCGCGGCCACCGCATACCACCTGGCCCGGCGGCAGGCGTCGGTGCTGATTCTGGAGGCGGAAAACGACGTGGCCATGGGGACCACCAAGGCCAACAGCGCCATTCTGCACGCGGGATACGACCCCGAGCCGGGCACCCTGATGGCACAGCTGAACGTGCGGGGCAGCGCCATGGCGAAAAGAATCTGCGCGGAGCTGGACGTGCCCTACAAGCAGATCGGCAGCCTGGTGCTTGCGTTCTCGGACGAGGAGCTGGGCCACCTGCAAAAGCTGTTTGAAAACGGCACGGCGAATGGGGTGCCCGGCCTTGCGCTGCTGGGCAGAGAAGAGACCCTGGCGCTGGAGCCGAACCTTTCGCCGGAGGTGAAGGGGGCGCTGCATGCGCCCAGCGCGGCCATTGTGAGCCCCTGGGAATACGCCCTTGCCATGGCCGAGAACGCGGTGCAGAACGGCGCGGAGCTGCGCCTGGAAACCCGGGTGACCGGCCTTGCCCCCGCGGGGGAGGGCTGGCGCATTGAAACCACGGGGGGCGTTTTTGAGGCGCGCTATGTGGTGAACGCGGCGGGCGTGCAGGCGGGCGAGGTGCACGGGATGGCGGCCCCCGCGGCATTTGCCTCGGCCCCCAGCCGGGGCGAATATTACCTGCTGGACAAGGCCGAGGGCGGGCGCGTGGGCCATGTGATTTTCCAGTGCCCCACAAAAGCGGGCAAGGGCGTGCTGGTGGCCCCCACCGTGCACGGCAACCTGATCGTGGGCCCCAACGCCGAGGACGTTCCCGACGGGGGCGACACGGCCAACACCGCCGCGGGCCTGCGCTTTGTGGCACAGGCGGCCAAAAAGAGCGTGCCGGGGGTGGACCTGCGGGCCTCGATCCGCAACTTTGCGGGGGTGCGGGCGGTGACCGACCAGAGCGATTTCATCATCGGATGGGCGGCGCCCCATATGCTGGATTTGGCAGGCATGAAGAGCCCCGGGCTTTCGGCCGCAGCCGCGGTGGGCGAGACCGCCGTGACCCTGCTGGAAGCGGACGGCCTGCCCCTGCCCGAAAAGCGGCAGGTGGTGAGCAGCCGCAAGAAATTCCGCTTTAAAGAGCTGACCGGCCCGGAAAAAGCGGCGCTGATCGCCGAGCAGCCGGCTTACGGGCGGGTGATCTGCCGGTGTGAGACAGTGACCGAGGGGGAGATCACGGCGGCCTGCCGCACGCCCATCCCGCCCCGCAGCATCGACGCGGTGAAACGGCGCACCAACGCCGGCATGGGCCGGTGCCAGGGCGGCTTTTGCGGCCCGCGGGTGATGGAGATTTTGTGCCGCGAGCTGGGCTACGACCCGCTGCAGGTGCCCCAGGACCAGGCGGGCGCCGCGGTGCTGGTGGGCAGGACGAAACAAGGAGGGCGCGAGGCATGA
- a CDS encoding carnitine transporter: MKKKKLFQDLDLFSMLIPLGIVSVLCVLFIALPQRTTALVDGVRGFLGENLGVYYLLFGVASLGVSLFFAFSRIGRIRLGQAEKPEYTNFQWGAMIFTSTMAADILYYSFIEWALYAQEDRVAQLGSMQDWASTYPIFHWGPIPWSFYVVLAVCFAFMLQVRGREKQKFSEACRPLLGRRVDGAWGRVIDLIAVFALLAGTATTFSLATPLLGQAISHITGLPATTWLTVAVLVFIAVLYTVAVLFSFKGIVFAAKLCIWLFGALLVWFLAGGQARYILETGVAALGNLAQNFIGLATYTDPLRQTGFVQNWTVFYWAYWMVWCVATPFFIGTISKGRTIRNVVLGAYLSGLAGTYTSFIVFGNYGLGLQTHGRLDVLGQLAGGAAMPQVIIDIFGTLPLPAVALVLLILTMCAFYSTTFDSLTMVISMYSCRMLKPGAVPPKGVRAFWAVVFIIFPIGLIFAQNSLNSLQSVSIIAALPISVVMVLIVAAFLKDVRAYLKQGGREEGGGPGQSG, encoded by the coding sequence GTGAAGAAGAAAAAGCTTTTTCAGGACCTGGACCTGTTCTCCATGCTGATCCCGCTGGGGATCGTGAGCGTTCTGTGCGTGCTGTTCATTGCCCTGCCGCAGCGCACCACCGCCCTGGTGGACGGCGTGCGCGGCTTTTTGGGCGAGAACCTGGGGGTGTATTACCTGCTGTTCGGCGTGGCAAGCTTGGGGGTATCGCTGTTTTTTGCGTTTTCCAGGATCGGGCGCATCCGGCTGGGGCAGGCGGAAAAACCGGAATACACGAACTTCCAGTGGGGCGCGATGATTTTTACCAGCACCATGGCGGCCGACATCCTGTATTATTCGTTCATTGAATGGGCGCTTTATGCCCAGGAGGACCGGGTGGCCCAGCTGGGCTCCATGCAGGACTGGGCATCGACCTACCCGATTTTTCACTGGGGGCCGATCCCCTGGAGCTTTTATGTGGTGCTGGCGGTGTGCTTTGCCTTTATGCTGCAGGTGCGCGGGCGGGAAAAGCAAAAATTCAGCGAAGCCTGCCGGCCGCTGCTGGGCCGCCGGGTGGACGGCGCCTGGGGGCGGGTGATCGACCTGATTGCCGTGTTTGCCCTACTGGCGGGCACCGCCACCACCTTTTCGCTGGCCACGCCCCTGCTGGGCCAGGCCATCAGCCATATCACCGGCCTGCCTGCCACGACCTGGCTGACGGTGGCGGTGCTGGTGTTTATTGCGGTGCTGTACACGGTGGCGGTGCTGTTCTCCTTTAAGGGCATCGTGTTTGCGGCAAAGCTGTGCATCTGGCTGTTCGGGGCGCTGCTGGTATGGTTTTTGGCGGGCGGCCAGGCGCGCTATATTTTGGAGACCGGCGTGGCGGCGCTGGGCAACCTGGCCCAGAACTTTATCGGGCTGGCCACCTATACCGACCCGCTGCGCCAGACCGGGTTTGTGCAGAACTGGACCGTGTTCTATTGGGCCTACTGGATGGTGTGGTGCGTGGCGACCCCGTTTTTTATCGGCACCATCAGCAAGGGGCGGACCATCCGCAATGTGGTGCTGGGGGCGTATTTGAGCGGGCTGGCGGGCACCTACACCTCGTTCATCGTGTTTGGGAATTACGGGCTGGGGCTGCAGACCCACGGCCGGCTGGACGTTTTGGGGCAGCTGGCGGGGGGCGCCGCGATGCCCCAGGTCATCATTGATATTTTTGGCACCCTGCCCCTGCCCGCGGTGGCGCTGGTGCTTTTGATCCTTACGATGTGCGCGTTCTATTCCACCACCTTTGACTCGCTGACCATGGTGATCTCGATGTATTCCTGCCGCATGCTGAAGCCCGGCGCGGTGCCCCCCAAAGGGGTGCGGGCGTTCTGGGCGGTGGTGTTTATCATTTTTCCCATCGGGCTGATCTTTGCCCAAAATTCGCTGAACAGCCTGCAATCCGTTTCGATCATTGCGGCGCTGCCGATCTCGGTGGTGATGGTGCTGATCGTGGCCGCGTTTTTGAAGGACGTGCGGGCCTACCTGAAGCAGGGCGGGCGCGAAGAGGGCGGCGGGCCGGGGCAAAGCGGATAA